CAGCGTGCAGGAGACCCCGCAGGCGGTGTTGGAGATCCGGCGGATCCTGCGCGAGGATCTTGAGGCGATGGATGGAAAAACCCCGTAGAGCGGGGCTCTGCCCCGCTGCACGCGGCGCCGGCTCCGCAGCCACGCAGGGCGTGGCTCTACCGGGGTGTCATACGCGCCTTGCGACCACAACGCTGGCGGCAGCCAGCAACAGCATGATCGCGAACGTCTGCAGGTAACCCAGGGTTACGTCCACCGACAGCATCCACGCGAACAGCGATCCGGACACGGCCAGCGTGGTGGCCACGGCCAGCGCTTCGCTCAGCTGCAATGCCGAGGTGTTGGCGCCCTGCTGCGCAGGCGGTGACAGCGACAGCGTCAGCACCGACAGGCTCGGATAGATCAGGCCCATGCCCAGCCCGGTCAGCGTCCACCCGGCCAGCGCCAACCACAGCGGAACGCCGGGCTGGATCGCCAGCGCGGTGCCGATGATGCCGGCGCACATCAGCAGCGCACCGGCACCCAGCAGGGTTCGCCGCGACATGCCCTGGCCCTGGTGGCCCTGGAACCAGGAACCGCTGAACCAGCCCAGTGCGCCCAGGCTCAAGGCCACCCCGGCCAGCAGCGGGCTCAGGCCGCGTTCGCGCTGCAGGAGCAGCGGCAGGAACGCTTCGCAACCGAAGAACGCCGACGCCGCGATCCCGCGCAGGGCGATCACGCTGGGCAGGCCGCGCCGCAGCCGCAGCGTGCCCTGCGGCAGCAGTTTCCAGCTGCACAACGCCAGCAGCGCGATGGCCGGCAGCAGCAATGCCAGCGCCGGCCAGCCGACCTGCTGACCGCCCACGTACAGCAGCAGCGCGCCCAGTGAGGCACCGATCGCCCAGCGCACCACGCTGCGGTTGGATCCGACGCCAACGGCCAGTGGTGGCACCGCGCGCAGCGCCGGCCGCAGCAGCAGTGCGGCCGGAATGGCCAGCAGCGGCACGCCCAGGAACACCCAGCGCCAGCCCAGGTGCTGCACGATCAACCCGCTGATCGCCGGACCGATCAACGACGGCACCACCCAGCCGGCCGAGAACGCGGCGAACACGCGCGGGCGCAGCGACTCGGGGAAGGTGCGGCCCACCAGCACGTACAGCGCCACCGAAATCGCGCCCGCGCCCAGCCCTTGAAGCAGGCGGCCCAGTACCAGCACCGGCATGTGCTGTGCGAAACCGGCGACCAGCAGGCCAGCTATGAAACAGGCCAGGCCCAGCCACAGCGGGCGCGCCGGGCCCAGCCGGTCGCTCCAGCGTCCGGCCAGGGTCATGCCGATCACGCTGGTGGCCAGGGTGCCGCCGAAGGCGAGTGCATACAGGCGCAGCCCGTCCAGGTCGTGGGCGACGGTGGGCATGGCGGCGGCGACTGCGAGCGCTTCGAACGCATGCAGGGAGACCAGCGCCACCATGCCGACGGTGGTGGCGCGGTAGCGCGGCGAGAGGATCGACGGGGGTGCGTCGGTGGCGGGCAGTGAAGCGACATCGGAAGACATGTGCAATCCAGGCAACGAAGGTGCGTGGCGCTTGCAGCGCGCCACGAGGTGCCGCACGATGACACCTGAACCAAGGTTGAGGTCAAGCAGTGATCGCGCAGGAGCTGAGTGTAGGCGAGGTGGCACGGCGCAGTGGCGTGGCGGTATCGGCGCTGCACTTCTATGAACGCAAGGGATTGATCCGCAGCCTGCGTACTGCCGGCAACCAGCGGCGTTTCAGTCGTGACGTGCTGCGCCGGTTGGCGGTGATCCGCGTGGCGCAGCGGGTGGGCATGCCGCTGGAGGCGGTGGCCCATGCCTTTGCCGCGCTGCCGGAAAACAAGACGCCGACGCGTGCCGAGTGGGGGAAGATGTCGGCGCTGTGGCGCGCCGAGCTGGACCAGCGGATCGAGGAATTGCTGCTGCTGCGCGACCAGCTCACCGATTGCATCGGGTGCGGGTGCCTGTCGTTGAAGCGGTGCCGGTTGGCCAATCCCGGCGATGCGCTGGGCGAGCAGGGGGATGGGCCGCAACGTTGGGGGTAGTGGCTGCGGCCAGCACCGCTTGGGACACGCATGGCGTGTCTCTACGCGGAACGCCCGCTGCGTAGCGACACGCCATGCGTGTCCCACGCGGTGCTGGTACGTCCGACCCGCTCAATCGTTCGCCGCAGACAACGTCTTCCCCCGCTCGGTAGCGGCATCGATCGCCCGCCCGACCATCGCTTTGAAACCGTCGGCCTGGAAACTTTCGATCGCCGCCTGCGTGGTGCCGTTCGGCGAGGTCACCCGGCGCCGCAGCTCGGCCGGGGCTTCGCCTGACTCTTCCAGCATGCGGCTGGCGCCCAGCAACGTCTGCACCACCAGCGTGCGTGCGGCCTCCGGTGCCAGCCCCTGCGCGATCCCGGCTGCTTCCATCGCCTCGGCCAGCAGGAACACATAGGCCGGGCCGCTGCCGGACACCGCCGTCACCGCGTCCATGCGCGCTTCGTCGTCGATCCACACCGTGCGCCCGGCACTGGCCAGTACGGTGTCCGCCAGCGCGCGCTGCTCCTCGCTGACGCCGTCGGTGGCGAACAGGCCGGTGACCCCCGCGCCGAGCAGCGCCGGGGTGTTGGGCATCGCGCGCACCACCGCGCCATGGCCGCCCAGCCAGCGCGCCAGCTGCGCACTGGTGATGCCGGCGGCGATGGAGACCACCAGCGGCTGCAGGCGCGCAGCAGGCTCGGCCAGCGTGGTGCAGACCTCGCGCAGGACCTGGGGCTTCACCGCCAGCACCCACACCGCGCCCTGTGCGGCAGCGTCGGCAGCATCGCCGTAGGTGGCGACCCCGAATTCGGCGCTGAGCTGCTCGCGCAGGGCGGCGACCGGTTCGGCCACATGGATCTGGCCGGGCGCCGCGCCCTGGCGGACCAGCCCGGCAATCAGGCTGCGGGCCATGTTGCCGCCGCCGATGAAGGTGATGGGAGCAGTCGTCATGAAGGGTCCTTGTTGGGGGAGGGGCGGGCGCCGAACAGGGCGGTGCCGACCCGGACCATGGTCGCGCCATGGGCTATGGCCTCGGGGTAGTCGCTGCTCATGCCCATGGAAAGGGTATCCACCTGCGGATAGCGCGCGGCCAGCCCTGCAAACAGCCCGTGCATACGCTCGAACGCCTGCTGGCGGCGCGCGGCGTCCGGCCAGGGCGCGGGAATGGCCATCAGCCCGCGCAGGCACAGCCGCGGTTCGGCCGCGATGGCGGCGGCGAGTGCCGGCACTGCGTCCGGCGTGCAGCCGTGCTTGCTGTCTTCGTCGTCGATATTGACCTGCACCAGCACGTTCAACGGCGCCAACGTGTCCGGCCGATGCGCGGCCAGGGCCGCCACCAGCTTGGGCCGGTCCACGCTCTGCACCCAGTCGAAGCGTTGCGCGGCCAGCTCGGCCTTGTTCGACTGCAGGTGCCCGATCAGGTGCCACTCCAGTCCCAACGGCGCCAGCGCCTCGATCTTGGCTACCGCTTCCTGCACGTAATTCTCGCCAAAGGCGCGCTGGCCCTGTGCCGCCAGTGCAGCCACCGCCTCGGTCGGCTGGGTCTTGGACACCGCCAGCAGGCGCGGGGGTGGCCGCCCGGCGGCCGTGGCCGCGTTGTGCAGGTTCAGCAACAGGGTGGGCAGGGGCAGGGCGGTCACGGGCAGGTACTCAAGGGACAGTTTCCCGGCGGATCAGGGAGGCTATACTGCCGACCGGGGAAAGATCCTTCCAGTCGCAGCAGTCTATGGGGAGTAGCAGCGTATGGATATCGCCGAACTGTTGGCGTTTTCCGTTAAGAACAAGGCGTCGGACCTTCATCTGTCGGCAGGCCTGCCGCCGATGATCCGCGTCGACGGCGATGTCCGTCGCATCAATATTCCGGCCCTGGACCACAAGCAGGTCCATGCGCTCGTTTACGACATCATGTCGGACAAGCAGCGCCGCGATTACGAGGAATTCCTCGAAGTCGACTTCTCGTTCGAGATTCCCAGCCTGGCGCGCTTCCGCGTCAACGCGTTCAACCAGAACCGTGGCGCCGGTGCGGTGTTCCGTACGATTCCGTCCGAGGTGCTGACCCTGGAAGACCTGGCGGTGCCGCCGATCTTCCGTGAGCTGATCGACCAGCCGCAGGGCCTGATCCTGGTCACCGGCCCGACCGGTTCGGGCAAGTCGACCACGCTGGCGGCGATGATCGACCACATCAACAAGAACGAATACGGCCACATCCTCACCGTCGAGGATCCGATCGAATTCGTGCACACCTCGCAGAAGTGCCTGATCAACCAGCGCGAAGTGCACCGCGACACGCACGGCTTCAACGAAGCGCTGCGTTCGGCACTGCGTGAAGACCCGGACATCATCCTGGTGGGCGAACTCCGCGACCTGGAAACCATCCGCCTGGCGCTGACCGCGGCCGAAACCGGCCACCTGGTGTTCGGCACCCTGCATACCAGTTCGGCGGCCAAGACCATCGACCGCATCATCGACGTGTTCCCCGCCGGCGAAAAGCCGATGGTGCGTTCGATGCTGTCCGAGTCGCTGCGCGCGGTGATTTCGCAGGCGCTGCTGAAGAAGGTTGGCGGTGGCCGTACCGCCGCGTGGGAAATCATGGTCGGCACCCCGGCCATCCGCAACCTGATCCGCGAGGACAAGGTGGCGCAGATGTACTCGGCGATCCAGACGGGCCAGCAGATGGGCATGATGACCCTGGACCAGCACCTGCAGGACCTGGTCAAGCGCAGCCTGATCACGCGCAACCAGGCCAAGGAATACGCCAAGGACAAGCGC
This portion of the Stenotrophomonas aracearum genome encodes:
- a CDS encoding MFS transporter, coding for MSSDVASLPATDAPPSILSPRYRATTVGMVALVSLHAFEALAVAAAMPTVAHDLDGLRLYALAFGGTLATSVIGMTLAGRWSDRLGPARPLWLGLACFIAGLLVAGFAQHMPVLVLGRLLQGLGAGAISVALYVLVGRTFPESLRPRVFAAFSAGWVVPSLIGPAISGLIVQHLGWRWVFLGVPLLAIPAALLLRPALRAVPPLAVGVGSNRSVVRWAIGASLGALLLYVGGQQVGWPALALLLPAIALLALCSWKLLPQGTLRLRRGLPSVIALRGIAASAFFGCEAFLPLLLQRERGLSPLLAGVALSLGALGWFSGSWFQGHQGQGMSRRTLLGAGALLMCAGIIGTALAIQPGVPLWLALAGWTLTGLGMGLIYPSLSVLTLSLSPPAQQGANTSALQLSEALAVATTLAVSGSLFAWMLSVDVTLGYLQTFAIMLLLAAASVVVARRV
- the soxR gene encoding redox-sensitive transcriptional activator SoxR translates to MIAQELSVGEVARRSGVAVSALHFYERKGLIRSLRTAGNQRRFSRDVLRRLAVIRVAQRVGMPLEAVAHAFAALPENKTPTRAEWGKMSALWRAELDQRIEELLLLRDQLTDCIGCGCLSLKRCRLANPGDALGEQGDGPQRWG
- the proC gene encoding pyrroline-5-carboxylate reductase codes for the protein MTTAPITFIGGGNMARSLIAGLVRQGAAPGQIHVAEPVAALREQLSAEFGVATYGDAADAAAQGAVWVLAVKPQVLREVCTTLAEPAARLQPLVVSIAAGITSAQLARWLGGHGAVVRAMPNTPALLGAGVTGLFATDGVSEEQRALADTVLASAGRTVWIDDEARMDAVTAVSGSGPAYVFLLAEAMEAAGIAQGLAPEAARTLVVQTLLGASRMLEESGEAPAELRRRVTSPNGTTQAAIESFQADGFKAMVGRAIDAATERGKTLSAAND
- a CDS encoding YggS family pyridoxal phosphate-dependent enzyme — translated: MTALPLPTLLLNLHNAATAAGRPPPRLLAVSKTQPTEAVAALAAQGQRAFGENYVQEAVAKIEALAPLGLEWHLIGHLQSNKAELAAQRFDWVQSVDRPKLVAALAAHRPDTLAPLNVLVQVNIDDEDSKHGCTPDAVPALAAAIAAEPRLCLRGLMAIPAPWPDAARRQQAFERMHGLFAGLAARYPQVDTLSMGMSSDYPEAIAHGATMVRVGTALFGARPSPNKDPS
- a CDS encoding type IV pilus twitching motility protein PilT, with the translated sequence MDIAELLAFSVKNKASDLHLSAGLPPMIRVDGDVRRINIPALDHKQVHALVYDIMSDKQRRDYEEFLEVDFSFEIPSLARFRVNAFNQNRGAGAVFRTIPSEVLTLEDLAVPPIFRELIDQPQGLILVTGPTGSGKSTTLAAMIDHINKNEYGHILTVEDPIEFVHTSQKCLINQREVHRDTHGFNEALRSALREDPDIILVGELRDLETIRLALTAAETGHLVFGTLHTSSAAKTIDRIIDVFPAGEKPMVRSMLSESLRAVISQALLKKVGGGRTAAWEIMVGTPAIRNLIREDKVAQMYSAIQTGQQMGMMTLDQHLQDLVKRSLITRNQAKEYAKDKRIFE